A section of the Xiphias gladius isolate SHS-SW01 ecotype Sanya breed wild chromosome 8, ASM1685928v1, whole genome shotgun sequence genome encodes:
- the foxb1a gene encoding forkhead box protein B1a: MPRPGRNTYSDQKPPYSYISLTAMAIQSCPEKMLPLSEIYKFIMDRFPYYRENTQRWQNSLRHNLSFNDCFIKIPRRPDQPGKGSFWALHPNCGDMFENGSFLRRRKRFKVLPASDHLAPSKQSDAAHYLQQQAKLRLSALAATGTHLPQMSTYNLGVSQTSTFKHPFAIENIIAREYKVPGSLAFSTMQSMSAGYPLHNQLTTAWPHMYNTSVIDTAAPISMASGDYSAYGVPIKSLCHGGQSLPAIPVPIKPTPTSMPGFSALPPHIPAFLSNSPQSLSPTSPQTATSQSSPATPSETLTSPSTLQSVAVH; encoded by the coding sequence ATGCCTCGTCCGGGGAGAAACACGTACAGCGACCAGAAGCCACCATACTCCTACATCTCCCTCACTGCCATGGCGATCCAGAGCTGCCCGGAGAAAATGCTGCCTCTCAGTGAAATTTACAAGTTCATCATGGATAGATTCCCTTACTACAGGGAAAACACTCAGCGGTGGCAGAACTCCCTGCGACACAACCTGTCCTTCAACGACTGTTTCATCAAAATCCCCCGGCGCCCGGATCAGCCAGGCAAGGGCAGCTTCTGGGCACTGCACCCCAACTGCGGGGACATGTTCGAGAACGGAAGTTTCCTGAGGCGCCGCAAGAGGTTCAAAGTGCTGCCCGCGTCCGACCACTTGGCCCCCAGCAAGCAGTCGGACGCTGCCCATTACCTGCAGCAGCAAGCCAAGCTGAGACTGAGCGCCCTGGCAGCCACGGGCACACACCTTCCCCAAATGTCCACGTACAACCTCGGAGTGTCTCAGACGTCCACGTTTAAACACCCGTTCGCCATCGAGAACATCATCGCCAGAGAGTACAAGGTCCCGGGGAGCCTGGCGTTCTCCACCATGCAGTCCATGTCCGCCGGGTACCCGCTCCACAACCAGCTGACGACGGCCTGGCCCCACATGTACAACACCAGCGTGATTGACACGGCGGCCCCAATCTCCATGGCGAGCGGCGACTACAGTGCCTACGGCGTGCCCATCAAGTCCCTGTGCCACGGGGGACAGTCCTTACCGGCCATCCCCGTGCCAATCAAGCCCACCCCGACCTCCATGCCCGGTTTCTCGGCGTTGCCTCCCCACATCCCCGCGTTTCTATCAAACTCTCCGCAGTCCCTGAGCCCGACGTCGCCACAGACAGCGACGAGCCAAAGCAGCCCTGCGACCCCGAGCGAGACTCTGACGAGCCCCTCCACGCTGCAGTCTGTGGCTGTGCACTGA